One segment of Panulirus ornatus isolate Po-2019 chromosome 2, ASM3632096v1, whole genome shotgun sequence DNA contains the following:
- the LOC139752790 gene encoding uncharacterized protein, with translation MFTSVFLMCTLAAAGMALPGGFGGYGGFGGYGGGGYGAYYSVPTPYNYQYGVSSGPTNFGQWEGGDGHGNVHGKYYVNLPDGRVQKVSYKANGAGYHPVVSYVGTAKYPASYGHGGGYGGHGKGHGYGYGPHYG, from the exons ATGTTCACATCT GTCTTTCTAATGTGCACGCTCGCAGCAGCGGGTATGGCTCTCCCTGGCGGTTTTGGAGGCTATGGAGGCTTTGGAGGCTATGGAGGCGGCGGCTATGGAGCATATTATAGC GTGCCCACCCCTTACAACTACCAATACGGAGTTTCGTCTGGCCCCACCAACTTCGGACAGTGGGAGGGCGGCGACGGCCACGGCAACGTCCATGGAAAGTATTACGTGAATCTCCCTGACGGTCGCGTGCAGAAAGTCAGTTACAAGGCCAACGGGGCTGGCTATCATCCCGTGGTGTCTTACGTAGGCACCGCCAAGTATCCTGCttcctatggtcatggtggtggttatggtggtcatGGTAAAGGCCACGGTTATGGTTATGGTCCCCACTATGGTTAA
- the LOC139756319 gene encoding uncharacterized protein yields MFTSVFLVCMLAAAGMALPGGFGGYGGGGYGGGGYGGGGYGGGGYGVSYNVPTPYNFQYGVSSGPTNFGQWEGGDGHGNVHGKYYVNLPDGRVQKVSYKANGAGYHPVVSYVGTAKYPASYGHGGGYGGHGKGHGYGYGPHYG; encoded by the exons ATGTTCACCTCA GTCTTTCTCGTGTGCATGCTTGCAGCAGCGGGTATGGCTCTTCCAGGTGGCTTTGGAGGCTATGGAGGAGGCGGCTATGGAGGAGGCGGCTATGGAGGAGGCGGCTATGGAGGAGGCGGCTATGGAGTCTCTTACAAT GTACCTACCCCTTACAACTTCCAGTATGGAGTTTCGTCTGGCCCCACCAACTTCGGACAGTGGGAGGGCGGCGACGGCCACGGCAACGTCCATGGAAAGTATTACGTGAATCTGCCTGACGGTCGCGTGCAGAAAGTCAGTTACAAGGCCAACGGGGCCGGCTATCATCCCGTGGTGTCTTACGTAGGCACCGCCAAGTATCCTGCttcctatggtcatggtggtggttatggtggtcatGGTAAAGGCCATGGTTATGGGTATGGTCCCCACTATGGTTAA
- the LOC139756327 gene encoding uncharacterized protein isoform X1, translated as MFISVFLTFMLAAAGMALPGGFGGFGGHGGYGGGGYGVSYNVPTPYNFQYGVSSGPTNFGQWEGGDGHGNVHGKYYVNLPDGRVQKVSYKANGAGYHPVVSYVGTAKYPASYGHGGGYGGHGKGHGYGIGPHYG; from the exons ATGTTCATCTCT GTCTTCCTCACGTTCATGCTCGCAGCAGCGGGTATGGCTCTCCCTGGTGGGTTTGGAGGCTTTGGAGGCCATGGAGGCTACGGAGGGGGCGGCTATGGAGTCTCTTACAAT GTACCCACCCCTTACAACTTCCAGTATGGGGTCTCGTCCGGCCCCACCAACTTCGGACAGTGGGAGGGCGGCGACGGCCACGGCAACGTCCATGGAAAGTATTACGTGAATCTGCCTGACGGTCGCGTGCAGAAAGTCAGTTACAAGGCCAACGGGGCTGGCTATCATCCCGTGGTATCTTACGTAGGCACCGCCAAGTATCCTGCttcctatggtcatggtggtggttatggtggtcatGGTAAAGGCCACGGTTATGGTATTGGTCCCCACTATGGTTAG
- the LOC139756327 gene encoding uncharacterized protein isoform X2 — protein MFTSVFLTFMLAAAGMALPGGFGGFGGHGGYGGGGYGVSYNVPTPYNFQYGVSSGPTNFGQWEGGDGHGNVHGKYYVNLPDGRVQKVSYKANGAGYHPVVSYVGTAKYPASYGHGGGYGGHGKGHGYGIGPHYG, from the exons ATGTTCACCTCT GTCTTCCTCACGTTCATGCTCGCAGCAGCGGGTATGGCTCTCCCTGGTGGGTTTGGAGGCTTTGGAGGCCATGGAGGCTACGGAGGGGGCGGCTATGGAGTCTCTTACAAT GTACCCACCCCTTACAACTTCCAGTATGGGGTCTCGTCCGGCCCCACCAACTTCGGACAGTGGGAGGGCGGCGACGGCCACGGCAACGTCCATGGAAAGTATTACGTGAATCTGCCTGACGGTCGCGTGCAGAAAGTCAGTTACAAGGCCAACGGGGCTGGCTATCATCCCGTGGTATCTTACGTAGGCACCGCCAAGTATCCTGCttcctatggtcatggtggtggttatggtggtcatGGTAAAGGCCACGGTTATGGTATTGGTCCCCACTATGGTTAG
- the LOC139756324 gene encoding uncharacterized protein: MFTSVFLTFMLAAAGMALPGGFGGFGGFGGHGGYGGGGYGVSYNVPTPYNFQYGVSSGPTNFGQWEGGDGHGNVHGKYYVNLPDGRVQKVSYKANGAGYHPVVSYVGTAKYPASYGHGGGYGGHGKGHGYGIGPHYG, from the exons ATGTTCACCTCT GTCTTCCTCACGTTCATGCTCGCAGCAGCGGGTATGGCTCTCCCTGGTGGGTTTGGAGGCTTTGGAGGCTTTGGAGGTCACGGAGGCTATGGAGGCGGCGGCTATGGAGTCTCTTACAAT GTACCCACCCCTTACAACTTCCAGTATGGAGTCTCGTCCGGCCCCACCAACTTCGGACAGTGGGAGGGCGGCGACGGCCACGGCAACGTCCATGGAAAGTATTACGTGAATCTGCCTGACGGTCGCGTGCAGAAAGTCAGTTACAAGGCCAACGGGGCTGGCTATCATCCCGTGGTGTCTTACGTAGGCACCGCCAAGTACCCTGCttcctatggtcatggtggtggttatggtggtcatGGTAAAGGCCACGGTTATGGTATTGGTCCCCACTATGGTTAG
- the LOC139752805 gene encoding uncharacterized protein codes for MFTSVFLTFMLAAAGMATPGGFGGYGGFGGYGGGGYGVSYNVPTPYNFQYGVSSGPTNFGQWEGGDGHGNVHGKYYVNLPDGRVQKVSYRANGAGYHPVVSYLGTAKYPASYGHGGGYGGHGGHGYGYGR; via the exons ATGTTCACCTCT GTCTTCCTCACGTTCATGCTCGCAGCAGCGGGTATGGCTACCCCTGGCGGCTTTGGAGGCTATGGAGGCTTTGGAGGTTATGGAGGCGGCGGCTATGGAGTCTCTTATAAT GTACCCACCCCTTACAACTTCCAGTATGGAGTCTCGTCCGGCCCCACCAACTTCGGACAGTGGGAGGGCGGCGACGGCCACGGCAACGTCCATGGAAAGTATTACGTGAATCTGCCTGACGGTCGCGTGCAGAAAGTCAGTTACCGGGCCAACGGGGCTGGCTATCATCCCGTGGTGTCTTACCTGGGCACCGCCAAGTATCCTGCttcctatggtcatggtggtggttatggtggtcatggtggtcatggttatggttatggtcGCTAA
- the LOC139752799 gene encoding uncharacterized protein, producing MFTSIFLMFMLAAAGMATPGGFGGFGGFGGYGGGGYGVSYNVPTPYNFQYGVSSGPTNFGQWEGGDGHGNVHGKYYVNLPDGRVQKVSYKANGAGYHPVVSYLGTAKYPASYGHGGGYGGHGKGHGYGYGR from the exons ATGTTCACCTCT ATCTTCCTCATGTTCATGCTCGCAGCAGCGGGTATGGCTACCCCTGGTGGCTTTGGAGGCTTTGGAGGCTTCGGAGGCTATGGAGGTGGCGGCTATGGCGTCTCCTACAAT GTGCCCACCCCTTACAACTTCCAGTATGGAGTCTCGTCCGGCCCCACCAACTTCGGACAGTGGGAGGGCGGCGACGGCCACGGCAACGTCCATGGAAAGTATTACGTGAATCTGCCTGACGGTCGCGTGCAGAAAGTCAGTTACAAGGCCAACGGGGCTGGCTATCATCCCGTGGTGTCGTACCTGGGCACCGCCAAGTATCCTGCttcctatggtcatggtggtggttatggtggtcatGGTAAAGGtcatggttatggttatggtcGCTAA
- the LOC139753193 gene encoding uncharacterized protein has protein sequence MVKTLANSGGGKSRLLTEGVAGVYSLAGDQGGVSVCSASQLYATNMFTCVFLVSCSQQRVWLPLAALEALEALEALEVMVAAAMGSLTMCPLLTTSSMESRPGPTNFGQWEGGDGHGNVHGKYYVNLPDGRVQKVSYKANGAGYHPVVSYVGTAKYPASYGHGGGYGGHGKGHGYGYGR, from the exons ATGGTAAAGACCTTGGCCAACTCTGGTGGCGGGAAATCAAGGCTGCTGACTGAGGGTGTAGCTGGAGTATATAGCCTGGCTGGAGACCAGGGAGGAGTCAGTGTCTGCTCAGCATCCCAACTCTACGCTACCAACATGTTTACCTGT GTCTTCCTCGTGTCATGCTCGCAGCAGCGGGTATGGCTACCCCTGGCGGCTTTGGAGGCTTTGGAGGCTTTGGAGGCTTTGGAGGTTATGGTGGCGGCGGCTATGGGGTCTCTTACAAT GTGCCCACTCCTTACAACTTCCAGTATGGAGTCTCGTCCTGGCCCCACCAACTTCGGACAGTGGGAGGGCGGCGACGGCCACGGCAACGTCCATGGAAAGTATTACGTGAATCTGCCTGACGGTCGCGTGCAGAAAGTCAGTTACAAGGCCAACGGGGCTGGCTATCATCCCGTGGTGTCTTACGTAGGCACCGCCAAGTATCCTGCttcctatggtcatggtggtggttatggtggtcatGGTAAAGGCCACGGTTATGGTTATGGTCGCTAA
- the LOC139752815 gene encoding uncharacterized protein — translation MFTSVFLIFMLAAAGMATPGGFGGFGGYGGGGYGVSYNVPTPYNFQYGVSSGPTNFGQWEGGDGHGNVHGKYYVNLPDGRVQKVSYKANGAGYHPVVSYLGTAKYPASYGHGGGHGGHGGHGYGYGR, via the exons ATGTTCACCTCT GTCTTCCTCATATTCATGCTCGCAGCAGCGGGTATGGCTACCCCAGGCGGCTTTGGAGGCTTTGGAGGTTATGGAGGCGGCGGCTATGGAGTCTCTTACAAT GTGCCCACCCCTTACAACTTCCAGTATGGAGTCTCGTCCGGCCCCACCAACTTCGGACAGTGGGAGGGCGGCGACGGCCACGGCAACGTCCATGGAAAGTATTACGTGAATCTGCCTGACGGTCGCGTGCAGAAAGTCAGTTACAAGGCCAACGGGGCTGGCTATCATCCCGTGGTGTCTTACCTGGGCACCGCCAAGTATCCTGCttcctatggtcatggtggtggtcatggtggtcatggtggtcatggttatggttatggtcGCTAA
- the LOC139752808 gene encoding pro-resilin-like, whose product MFTSVFLVCTLAAVSTATPGGFGGFGGYGGFGGYGGGGYGGGGYGASYNVPTPYNFQYGVSAGPTNFGQWEGGDGHGNVHGKYYVNLPDGRVQKVSYKANGAGYHPVVSYLGTAKYPASYGHGGGYGKGHGYGYGR is encoded by the exons ATGTTCACCTCT GTGTTCCTCGTGTGCACTCTCGCAGCAGTGAGCACGGCTACTCCCGGTGGCTTCGGAGGCTTTGGAGGCTATGGAGGCTTTGGAGGCTATGGAGGAGGCGGCTATGGAGGAGGCGGCTATGGAGCCTCTTACAAT GTACCCACTCCTTACAACTTCCAGTATGGCGTCTCGGCAGGTCCCACCAACTTcggacagtgggagggtggcgacgGCCACGGCAACGTTCATGGAAAGTATTACGTGAATCTGCCTGACGGTCGCGTGCAGAAAGTCAGTTACAAGGCCAACGGGGCTGGCTATCATCCCGTTGTGTCGTACCTGGGCACCGCCAAGTATCCTGCttcctatggtcatggtggtggttatggtaaaGGTCATGGTTATGGCTATGGTCGCTAA